TGCTCGTCGACTCGATGCCGCACGCGGCACGCGATAGCGTTCGATCAGATCCCGACGGGCACGAGGGCGAACTCGGGACCTAGGGCCGAACCGACACCCTTGGGGTGCGCGGTCGTCGTGGCAGTGCACGAACCCTCAGCACGAGGTCTACCACGACCACCGCCATCAGAAGAACGAGTATCGACCTCGTGGTGCTATCGGCGAGCGGGCTGATGAAGATCGGTGCGATCACCCACAACGTGAGAAGAACGATCCACGCGATGTCGAGCCCTATCGCGGCCCACGTGAGACTCCGTGTCCAACGTCCCGCGGCAATTAGTGCGATCCCGAGGGCCGCGCTCGCTGCCCAGATGAGCAGCACCCAGGGTGCCCGCAGCACAAGAAAATCCTGGTCGAAGGCGAACGCCGCGATCACCGGATCGGGCAGGCCACTCCCCCAGCTGGGCAACAACGGCAGGGAGATGACAACGGTCGCTCCGACGACGCCTCCCACGAGCGTGAGCACGATTCCTGCCCTCGACACACGCGCGCGGTCCACCTCCTTGGTACTCACGGCGGGCGCCGCGGTTCGCCTGGTGCCGACAAGAGCTGCCACGATCGAGAGACTCACGAGAAGCCCGGGCCACCACAACGCGCCGAGGCCCCAGCTCAGCCACCACGCCCCGAGCAGACTCAACCACTCAACACCGGGCGTTGGAGTCGAGAAAGTAGCAACGAGGGTGAGCACCCACTGAACCGCCACGCCCCCGAGCGCCACTGCGGCGAATCGAGGAGCGTCCGAGGGGCGAATGATCGTGAAACCCGCCGGTCGGTAACGGTCGGCGACATCCGCCGGACGGCCGAACGCGGTGAGGAACGCGATAGTGGTCGCGTCGTCGACGACACCGCCCGCCTCCTCGGCCCTCCCCCGCAACTCGTCCGAAATGAGCTCTTTGAGCTCGAACGCGACATCGTCACGTTGGGATCGTGGGATTCGCCGCACAACGTCCGCCACGTAATTGTTGATGATGTCGCTCATGAGGTGCCGCCTTCCAAAAGTGTGTCCATGACGGATGCCAGCGAGCCCCACGACTCCGTCAGCGAATCGAGGAGCTTCTCCCCCGCGTCGTTGAGCTGGTAGTACCGGCGCGGAGGTCCGCTGGCCTCCGGACGCCACTCCGAGGCGAGGAGGCCCTGGCTTTCGAGCCGACGAAGCAGCGGGTACAGCGTGCCTTCCTCAATAGGCATCCCGCTCTTCCCGAGAGCCTGCCGAAGGGAATATCCGTACTGCGCGACACGCAACTGCGAGAGCACAGCAAGGACGATCACACCCTTGCGCAAGTCCTGCTCGAACTTGGCGTGCTCAACCCCGACTACCATGCGTCACACAGTACATAGTCTTGCACAGTAGATCAAATGCGGCTTAATGCCAGGTGTCGTTACCCATCACTTGCTGCTGGTTGAGGATTGTGACAACTCCCGCCCGCGCACTCTCGGCCGATGCCCGTCCCACGTCGTCGAGGGGACCATTACGGCAACTTCGAGCGACGAACGCGGTATCTCGCACGATGTCCGAATACAGATCGCTGTACTCGGGCAACGGTGCACCTGCGGCGAGCGATTCCGCGACAGTGTCGAGGTAGGCGCATCGCTCGGCCGTCGGCTCAGCAGCATCCGGGGTCCCCGCGTACGGCTCGAGAGCTTCCAACGCGTAGATGAGCGCCTCGATCGCCGCCACGTCGGGCTGCGAAGGAACCGTCGATGTCGGGGACCGCGTCGCCGTGATCGACGGCGGCGTGACGTCGGAAGAGCAGGCGGTGATGACGAGCGCTGCGGAGGCCAGCACAGCAACGATCGCTGCGCGTCGTGCAGCGCCCACTCTCATGCGATTAGTCGGTACCGAGGTCGAACGCGGAACCCTCGGAGACGGCATCCGTCGCGCGCTCCAGGGCATCCTCTTCGGCACCGATCTCGACGGAGCTCTCGAGGATCTCTCCCGCCGAGCCCGTCTCCAGCTCGCCGACGAGTTGAGCGGTCGCTCCCCCGATAAGTCCCGCCGTCGCGTACTGCTCCAGTCGCGAGCGCGAATCCGCGATATCGAGGTTGCGCATCGTCAACTGACCGATGCGGTCGCCCGGCCCGAAAGCGGCGTCGCCAACACGCTCCATGGAGAGCTTCTCGGGGTGGTAGCTGAGGTGTGGACCCTCGGTATTGAGGATCGTGTAGTCATCACCACGGCGGAGGCGAAGCGTCACCTCACCGGTCACAGCAGAACCGACCCAACGCTGGATGGACTCGCGGAGCATGAGCGACTGAGGGTCGAGCCAGCGACCCTCGTACATGAGACGTCCAAGCCGGCGGCCCTCGTTGTGGTAATTCGCGACAGTGTCCTCGTTGTGGATCGCGTTCAGGAGACGCTCGTACGTGATGTACAGAAGTGCCATCCCGGGAGCCTCGTAGATGCCGCGACTCTTCGCCTCGATGATGCGATTCTCGATCTGATCGGAAGCACCGAGCCCGTGCCGGCCGCCGATTGCGTTTGCCTCGAGCACGAGAGCGACAGGATCCGAGAACTCGACGCCGTTGATGGC
This genomic window from Antiquaquibacter oligotrophicus contains:
- a CDS encoding PadR family transcriptional regulator → MVVGVEHAKFEQDLRKGVIVLAVLSQLRVAQYGYSLRQALGKSGMPIEEGTLYPLLRRLESQGLLASEWRPEASGPPRRYYQLNDAGEKLLDSLTESWGSLASVMDTLLEGGTS